AGATCGCCGCGCACGAGGTCGTACACGGTGCCGTTCCCGGCCTCGCGCGCGAGCGCGTCCCACGCGAGCGCGGATTTCGTGTCGAACCGGATCCCGCCGGCCTCCGCCGGCGCGTCGTAGGCGCCGCCGTTGGCCGCCGCGCAGTCGCACGCGTCGGCGATCCCGTCGGCGTCCGCGTCGGGACCGAAGTGGATCGCGGCGTAGGCGTCGATCCGACCCCAGCCGAAGAAGTTGTTCGGGCGCACCGTCTTGGCCGTCCCGCCGCAGGTCGACGGCCAGCTGACGCTCACCGCGGGACTCGCCGATCGGCTCATCAGGCAACGCGTGATCCGGAGCAGCCCGCGGACCTGGGGCTTCGCCGACCAGAGCAGCGCCGCGGCTCCCGCCACGTGGGGCCCGGCCATACTCGTGCCGCTGAAGGAGGCGTACCCGCCGCCGCGCACCGACGACCGCACGTTCGAGCCCGGCGCCGCGACGTCGGGGCGCAGCCGCCCGGAGCCGTCGACGGTGACGTTCCCGCGCGAGGAGTAGAGGGCGAGCGCTCCCGACGACTCGGTGGCGCCGACCGCGAATCCCTCGTCGTAGATCGCCGGAGGGTCGCTCACGGAGCTGCACGAGGGGCCGGAGTTCCCGGCGGAGACGACCGCGAGGATCCCCGCCGCCCGGAGCGCCTTGAACGAGTCGAGCAGCACCGCGGTGTCGCAACCCTCCGACGGAGGGCAGCCCCACGAGTTGTTGACGACGTCGGGGGCCATCGCGGGGTCGCCGTCGATCTCGGGGTCGCCGCCGTGGGGCCACGGGGCGAGGAACCACTGGTTGCAGTCGAGATAAGTCGAGGGCCGGCCCACCCCGGCGTCCATGTTCCGGCAGCCGATCCACTTCGCCTCGGGGGCGACGCCGATCTGGTTTCCGGCGCCGTCGTCGCCGACCATCGTTCCGACGGTGTGGGTCCCGTGGTTGTGGTCGTCGATCGGAGCCGCGGCGTCGACGATCGCATCGTGCCAGTGGTAGTCGTGGGAGGCGAGCGCGCCGTCCCAGCCGCGGTAACGGTCGCGGATCGCGGGGTGGGTCCATTCGACGCCGGTGTCGGCGGAGGCGACGGTGATCCCCGCCCCCCGCGCGCCGTCGAGATTCCAGACCTGATCGGCGCGGATCGCGAGCAGGCCCCACTCGAGGCCGTCGGTTCCGCCGGCGTCCGTTCCGGCGAAGGCGTCGATCCCGCGCACCGCCGGATCGGCGACCACGCGCACCACCTCGTCCCGCGACGCGAGAGCCCGCGCGAGGGGGAGGTCCCCCTCGACCTGCAGGCCGTTGACGATCCAAAGCGGCCGGAAGCGAAGGCCCAGCCCCTCGAGCCAGCGGCGCGCCTCGGCCTGGGTCGACCGCGAGCGCAGGCGCAGCACGTCGTAGATCGCGCGCCCGTCGCCTCCGCCGAGCC
This genomic interval from Candidatus Polarisedimenticolaceae bacterium contains the following:
- a CDS encoding S8 family serine peptidase — translated: MFRLARAAVVALTVSTALAGDPDPKIDPFLAERLAGGARDSFLVLFDSSEGLERALGEARLGGGDGRAIYDVLRLRSRSTQAEARRWLEGLGLRFRPLWIVNGLQVEGDLPLARALASRDEVVRVVADPAVRGIDAFAGTDAGGTDGLEWGLLAIRADQVWNLDGARGAGITVASADTGVEWTHPAIRDRYRGWDGALASHDYHWHDAIVDAAAPIDDHNHGTHTVGTMVGDDGAGNQIGVAPEAKWIGCRNMDAGVGRPSTYLDCNQWFLAPWPHGGDPEIDGDPAMAPDVVNNSWGCPPSEGCDTAVLLDSFKALRAAGILAVVSAGNSGPSCSSVSDPPAIYDEGFAVGATESSGALALYSSRGNVTVDGSGRLRPDVAAPGSNVRSSVRGGGYASFSGTSMAGPHVAGAAALLWSAKPQVRGLLRITRCLMSRSASPAVSVSWPSTCGGTAKTVRPNNFFGWGRIDAYAAIHFGPDADADGIADACDCAAANGGAYDAPAEAGGIRFDTKSALAWDALAREAGNGTVYDLVRGDLADLRAAGSIAASICQGPATTAATRTDPATPAPEAGFYYLVQARNACGVGGWGAGRTRGTCP